The nucleotide sequence CATAATTGATCTTAATTTTCGCATTATATAAGATCTTATCCGAAAGTCAAGAAAAAAGCGGATTATAGCACAAAATAGTGTTACAATCCGCCATGTGTAAGGATAAGGTTAGAAACCACGACCATAGAAACCGTGGCGTGTTCTATTTTTTAGTTCCTTTTTCGTTAAAAAAGAAAAAACTGTGAGTTTCGTCGTAAAGAGCGGTGCCCGTCTTCATTGTTTGAGCTGTGCCCATGTCGTCGTGAGTTTGCCTTGGGGTTCGACTGCGAGTGTGGTATTTCCAGTCTTCGCGCCATTTTTACCCACCAGATGGTGTGCGTTGGCCGATGCATCTGAGAATTTCCGTGTGCCGCTCGGTTCATCAAAATGCCACAACGCAAGCGTTTTTGCGTCATCCTTGAACTTTCCGCGCGGCGTGAAACCGTTTTTATCCACATCGTAGCGAGCAACTGTCGAGATACGGACCTCATCAATACATCCCGCAAAGGAACCCCGAAAGTAGTCTTTGCCAATCTCAATTTTCTCTCCAAACCCTCCAAGTGTGAAATCCTGTGGATGCTTGAGGTGTGAAAGATCGTCTCTCAGCGTTACGCCTTGTGGTACTGTCTTTGCGAGATCGTTGACAATGGTTGCCGTCTGTCTCCCTTTCGCCTGATATGCGATGTGATTCCATTGATTCGGGGAAAGTGCTATCGGGGAGAATGGTGTCCCAGCGGGCTTTCCTCCAGCCGTAATATGCGCTCGCATTATTAGGAATAAATCCCCCTTCTGCCAATCAATGCGTTTCTTTATCTCCCTCCATCCCTCGCTATCGTTCGCGGCGCGCATTTCCACCTGTTGGCTGAGAATCATGGCATATACGTTCTCGCCAGGCGGTGTGGTCAGATAGACCCACGCTTCAACAGTGAATTCGTCTGTGCCTTTTGGCAAGAGGACACCGAAGGTTTTAAAGTCTAAGACCGCATAGTCGTCTATTCCATCAAGGACTAAGTAGTTTCCACCTGCGGGGGAAGGCGGTGGAAATGCTTCAGCACTCAACGGGATTAATGTAAGCAAAAAGATGCAAGCAAAAAGATGCAGATTTTGTAAATGTCTCATCTTCGTAATTCTCCTTAATTTTATCTCTCATTCACAACTTGATTTGTTGATGAGATGCAGTTAGATGTTACTTATTTCTCTTCATTTTCTTCAAGCGAAATGTAAAAAAGTCCTTTCTCTTTAAGCCTTTTGACATAATCGGTAGCACTATAGAGCTTATCATTAGCAATGGCAAGAGTCTTGATTTCATCTGGCACCCCTGAAAAAATCTGTTCCCATTGCATCTGCGTATCCAAACGATAGCCGCCAGCATCGCCGATACCATAAACTGTGCTACTATCTACAGCAAACCGACTTATGATGGGACGCCCTCCTGTGCTATCGGTGAGCACGCGCCACCGTTCCTCGGTTTGAGAAACCATGACACCATTATCTGTTGCGACGTAAAGGGTTGTCCCTATAAAGACTATATCGTTGAAGCGAGTGAAGCGGAGCGGTAGGCTTGGTGTGACATCTCTCCAACTCCCTCCTTCATCAAACGACTGAAACAACTTACCCTCCCGTTTACCCACGTAGACGGTTTCTCCTGAAACCGCTAATTTGAATCCTTTTCTGAAATTGCTAAAAGGTAAAGGGAGATGACTCCCATCTACCAATCCAGTGCTTGTCCACTCCGAATCACCCAGTTTCCATTTGAAGAGCTCGCCTCGGTATTCTACATAAAAGGTATCACGACTCGCCGCAGCAGTCTCAGCTTTGAGACGATCTACATGAAGATCTTCTTTTTCTTTTGACTTATGATATTTTTCATAGTCAAGTTTTTTACGATCGAAAATAGGGACACCTTGAACTGGAATTAGCATATCACCATTAGGAGATAAACGGAAAATACTCAAATTGTCCCCTACACTTGACAGAGAATAAAGAATGTCGTCAACAGGTATTAGTTTTGACGCATAACTCAACCGGGTAGTGGGGATGTTGAGTACAACTTCCTGCCCATGATTCCAAAGTTTTTTCCAAGACACACCACCATCTGTTGATTGATAAACTTCATATCCGGTATGGGCGTATAAGCTATTGTTAAACGCGACGAGATCAACTACAATAGTTCCGATCACGCCATTCATAAATGGATGCCATGATTCACCTCCATCCGTCGTGCGGTGAATGCCCCATATACTCGCTTTGTAATACGTTCTTTCGTTCACCATTACAGCTGGAAGGCGACTCCTCCCCAAATAGTTCTGATCCTTTTCAAGTTCTGTCCATGTTTGTCCACCATCTGTTGAACGAGATTGGGCGTAACTCAATGCCAAGAGCGTTTTACCCCTTGCTAAAACCGTTATACCTGCGGGCGAGATTTTGCGAAGGTGTTCACTTCGAAGCTTTATTTTACTCCACGACGCTCCCAAGTCAGCTGAATGAAATATCTCGGTAAAATGTAAATTTCCGTGATCTATCTGTTGTAACTCCGTTCGCGTTAATCTCACCAATACTTCATGCCCCATCCCAGCATAAAGATCGGTTCCAGAAACTGCCAAGGAACAGACGGCTCCCGATGTATTCAATGGCAGTTTTTCCCAGATACCTGAATCGAGACGGTAGAGACCGTTCTCTGTCCCGG is from Candidatus Poribacteria bacterium and encodes:
- a CDS encoding LamG domain-containing protein, with translation MRHLQNLHLFACIFLLTLIPLSAEAFPPPSPAGGNYLVLDGIDDYAVLDFKTFGVLLPKGTDEFTVEAWVYLTTPPGENVYAMILSQQVEMRAANDSEGWREIKKRIDWQKGDLFLIMRAHITAGGKPAGTPFSPIALSPNQWNHIAYQAKGRQTATIVNDLAKTVPQGVTLRDDLSHLKHPQDFTLGGFGEKIEIGKDYFRGSFAGCIDEVRISTVARYDVDKNGFTPRGKFKDDAKTLALWHFDEPSGTRKFSDASANAHHLVGKNGAKTGNTTLAVEPQGKLTTTWAQLKQ
- a CDS encoding sigma-70 family RNA polymerase sigma factor; protein product: MEREDDIQLIRRILSGDDTAFETLVQKYQGSIHALAWRKIGDFHIAEEITQDTFLQVYKNLPQLRNPNQLLGWMYVIANRLCLKWLEKNKSVMQSLEDTPVEEIERVSYTHHVAEQRETERTEQHHELVKRLLAKLPESERTVVTLYYLGKMTTKEISKFLGVSVNTITSRLQRARKRLQEQQEALIQEILGGVQIPTSVIENIMRQVSELNPASAPAPKPFLPWMALGAAALLIALLLGASNRYLTRFQKPYSFDAQSEPTIEIVDIPIILDIVAKPAVRNQTGRDTSPGKASRAGTQISDVISTSTAPEDSTRFSIAQWSQGNGPPAGPVHNIFATSDGTVYAVIRTGIYRLTADATAWTRVNASVSISESLMPMAEYRGTLYIVAVDEIFASDNRGETWRTLGPRPSGNAVELVITDAEQVSSGQVPLTMYLALRDEGIFRSTDAGAHWRPLNDGLTAEKISAMTTVGKTVFAGTENGLYRLDSGIWEKLPLNTSGAVCSLAVSGTDLYAGMGHEVLVRLTRTELQQIDHGNLHFTEIFHSADLGASWSKIKLRSEHLRKISPAGITVLARGKTLLALSYAQSRSTDGGQTWTELEKDQNYLGRSRLPAVMVNERTYYKASIWGIHRTTDGGESWHPFMNGVIGTIVVDLVAFNNSLYAHTGYEVYQSTDGGVSWKKLWNHGQEVVLNIPTTRLSYASKLIPVDDILYSLSSVGDNLSIFRLSPNGDMLIPVQGVPIFDRKKLDYEKYHKSKEKEDLHVDRLKAETAAASRDTFYVEYRGELFKWKLGDSEWTSTGLVDGSHLPLPFSNFRKGFKLAVSGETVYVGKREGKLFQSFDEGGSWRDVTPSLPLRFTRFNDIVFIGTTLYVATDNGVMVSQTEERWRVLTDSTGGRPIISRFAVDSSTVYGIGDAGGYRLDTQMQWEQIFSGVPDEIKTLAIANDKLYSATDYVKRLKEKGLFYISLEENEEK